The sequence below is a genomic window from Brevibacillus agri.
TTTCTATAGATTCATAGCTTTCCCCGCTCCCCGCCGCCAACAAAAGCGTATCATTTGTGAATGGTACTATCTTTTGGCATAATGGAGAGGGCAGACCTGCAAGAAAAGTGGTGGACTTTCATGACAGAGGTTATGGGAACATTTGGCGACTATATTGCGCAGTACGGTTATGGAGCTCTGTTTGGCTTGTTTTTTCTGGGAATTTTGGGGATGCCGCTGCCGGAAGAGACCTTGCTCGTTTTCTCCGGGTTTTTGGTTTCGACTGGCCAACTCGCATACTGGCCTACTTTTCTGGTCTGCTTCTTGGGCTCTGTAACGGCGATGACGACGGCTTACTGGATCGGCCGGACATTGGGCTTCCCTTTTCTGGAGCGCTACGGAAAACGGCTCGGAATGGGCTACACCGTCTATAAAAAAACGGAAGAATGGTTCAACCGCGTAGGAAAATGGGCGCTGCCGCTCGGCTACTTTATTCCG
It includes:
- a CDS encoding DedA family protein, whose amino-acid sequence is MTEVMGTFGDYIAQYGYGALFGLFFLGILGMPLPEETLLVFSGFLVSTGQLAYWPTFLVCFLGSVTAMTTAYWIGRTLGFPFLERYGKRLGMGYTVYKKTEEWFNRVGKWALPLGYFIPGVRQFTAYFAGITRLPFPTFLLYTYAGGLFWSLLFVTLGWQLGERWDELFNLISRNLAIFFIAVFAIIAAWSYFRHQASLKKQKRRGMQ